One part of the Nitrospiria bacterium genome encodes these proteins:
- a CDS encoding glycogen/starch/alpha-glucan phosphorylase → MDTNISPEPARKLPPKPVGTRTEADVRAGLRAGDLRQAVIDHLRHSIGRLEALAKPHDYYRALALAVRDRMQHRWINTSETYFKRGGKVACYLSAEFLMGPHLGNNLVNLNIEREARAALSELGQDLDVILACEEEPGLGNGGLGRLAACYLDSLATLERPAIGYGIRYEFGIFDQEIRDGWQTEITDKWLRHGNPWEIAKPDNSYYVNWGGRTEHDRDEEGRHRVRWVPNRVVKGTAYDTPIQGYGVNTCNTLRLWSAEAVESFDFQAFNVGDYYQAVNEKLVSETVTKVLYPNDEPEIGKRLRLAQQYFFVSCSLQDMLRLLELVRVPAEQFDRHFAVQLNDTHPSIGVAELMRLLVDERRLDWDKAWAVTVKTFGYTNHTLLPEALETWPLPMFRELLPRHLEIIYEINRRFLDEVRARFPGDEARVSRMSLIGEEGEKRVRMAHLAAVGSHAVNGVAALHSDLLKASVLKDFYELWPERFSNKTNGVTPRRFLALANPGLRELLDSTIGDRWPANLGTLRKLESKIDDAAFRRDWRTVKRANKQRLAAYIRAHTGTELDPDWLFDIQVKRIHEYKRQHLNVLHIVTLYRRLKENPALAIPPRAFIFGGKAAPGYFMAKRIIKLINAVAETVNADPEVNTRMKVAFVPNFNVQNAHLIYPAADLSEQISTAGKEASGTGNMKFMMNGALTIGTLDGANVEIREEAGAENFFLFGLTVEEVERVRREGYRPAAYMDGNAELGAVLELIGSGRFSRGDTDVFRPIVENLTRSDPFLVLADYAAYVACQERVSAAWKDEDQWTRMSILNAARSGKFSSDRAIDEYCLEIWAVQPVKVPL, encoded by the coding sequence ATGGACACGAACATTTCCCCGGAGCCGGCGAGAAAATTACCGCCCAAGCCCGTTGGAACGCGGACGGAGGCGGATGTTCGCGCCGGCCTTCGGGCGGGCGACTTGCGGCAGGCGGTCATCGATCACCTGCGCCACTCCATCGGGCGCCTCGAGGCGTTAGCGAAGCCTCACGACTATTACCGGGCGCTGGCGCTGGCGGTGCGCGACCGGATGCAGCACCGCTGGATCAACACCAGCGAGACCTATTTTAAACGGGGCGGCAAGGTGGCCTGTTACCTATCGGCCGAATTCCTGATGGGGCCCCATTTGGGAAACAATTTGGTGAATCTCAACATCGAACGGGAGGCGCGTGCCGCGCTGTCCGAACTCGGCCAGGACCTCGATGTCATCCTGGCCTGCGAGGAGGAGCCGGGTTTGGGCAACGGCGGGTTGGGAAGGCTCGCCGCCTGTTATCTCGATTCGCTGGCGACGCTCGAGCGGCCGGCCATCGGCTACGGCATACGGTACGAGTTCGGGATTTTTGATCAAGAGATCCGAGACGGCTGGCAGACCGAAATCACCGACAAGTGGCTGCGCCACGGGAATCCCTGGGAGATCGCCAAGCCCGATAACTCCTATTACGTCAACTGGGGCGGCCGCACCGAGCATGACCGGGATGAAGAGGGCCGTCATCGCGTGCGCTGGGTGCCGAACCGGGTGGTGAAGGGTACCGCCTACGACACCCCGATCCAGGGCTACGGCGTCAACACCTGCAACACACTGCGGCTGTGGAGCGCCGAGGCGGTCGAGTCGTTCGATTTCCAGGCCTTCAATGTCGGCGATTACTATCAGGCCGTCAACGAAAAGCTGGTCTCCGAGACCGTCACCAAGGTGCTCTACCCCAACGACGAGCCGGAAATCGGCAAGCGGCTTCGCCTGGCGCAGCAGTACTTCTTCGTTTCCTGCTCCCTGCAAGATATGCTGCGACTGCTCGAACTGGTCAGAGTTCCGGCGGAGCAGTTTGACCGACATTTTGCCGTGCAGCTAAACGACACGCATCCGTCCATCGGCGTCGCCGAATTGATGCGTCTCCTGGTGGACGAACGGCGGCTCGACTGGGATAAGGCGTGGGCCGTCACGGTCAAGACCTTCGGCTACACCAACCATACGCTTCTGCCCGAGGCGCTGGAGACCTGGCCGCTGCCGATGTTCCGCGAATTGCTGCCGCGGCATCTGGAGATCATCTACGAGATCAACCGACGTTTTCTCGATGAGGTGCGCGCTCGGTTTCCCGGCGACGAGGCCCGCGTTTCGCGGATGTCGCTGATCGGCGAGGAAGGCGAAAAGCGCGTGCGGATGGCGCATCTCGCGGCCGTCGGAAGCCACGCGGTCAACGGGGTGGCCGCGCTGCATTCCGATTTGCTCAAGGCCAGCGTGCTCAAGGATTTCTACGAACTCTGGCCGGAGCGCTTTAGCAACAAGACCAACGGCGTCACGCCGCGCCGCTTCCTGGCGCTGGCCAATCCCGGGCTTCGCGAGCTGCTCGATAGCACGATCGGCGATCGCTGGCCGGCGAACCTGGGAACGCTTCGCAAGCTGGAGTCCAAGATCGATGACGCCGCGTTCCGTCGCGACTGGCGCACGGTCAAGCGGGCCAACAAGCAACGCCTCGCCGCCTATATCCGCGCGCATACCGGAACCGAGCTGGATCCCGACTGGCTGTTCGACATCCAGGTCAAGCGCATCCACGAATACAAACGCCAGCACTTGAATGTCCTGCACATCGTCACGCTCTACCGCCGGCTCAAGGAGAATCCGGCGCTGGCGATTCCGCCTCGGGCCTTCATCTTCGGCGGCAAGGCCGCGCCCGGCTATTTCATGGCCAAGCGCATCATCAAGCTCATCAACGCCGTCGCCGAAACCGTCAACGCCGACCCGGAGGTGAACACGCGGATGAAGGTCGCCTTCGTGCCCAATTTCAACGTTCAGAACGCGCACCTCATCTATCCAGCGGCCGACCTGTCCGAGCAGATCTCCACCGCCGGCAAGGAGGCCTCGGGCACCGGCAACATGAAATTCATGATGAACGGCGCGCTGACCATCGGCACGCTGGACGGCGCCAATGTCGAGATCCGCGAAGAAGCGGGCGCTGAAAATTTCTTTTTGTTCGGGCTCACGGTGGAGGAGGTGGAACGCGTCAGGCGCGAAGGCTACCGGCCGGCGGCCTATATGGATGGCAACGCCGAGCTGGGCGCGGTGCTGGAGCTCATCGGCTCCGGCCGCTTCTCGCGCGGCGATACGGATGTGTTCCGCCCGATCGTCGAGAACCTGACCCGGTCCGATCCGTTTCTGGTCCTGGCCGATTATGCCGCGTACGTCGCCTGCCAGGAACGGGTGAGTGCCGCCTGGAAGGACGAAGATCAATGGACGCGCATGTCGATTCTCAACGCCGCGCGCAGCGGCAAGTTCTCGTCCGACCGCGCCATCGACGAATATTGCCTGGAGATCTGGGCCGTGCAGCCGGTGAAGGTGCCGTTGTAA
- a CDS encoding DcaP family trimeric outer membrane transporter: protein MIKRYAIIFALTFSLFAAGLASTSAAKAAGPELNFYGFVQLDAIYDVNTVDPNWKAALRPSKIPVNCPGGTANDPGCGKDGNTTFSVRQSRFGVTGDFPTSAGELHTKFEFDMFGVGVDEGQTTIRLRHAYGEMGAFLAGQTNSLFMDGDVFPNTIEYWGPGGMIFFRNIQLRWTPMRTDHAKFAVALEGPGSAIDVGNAVNPEGWTAWNPYPDLTGQYRVNQPWGHAQVAGIVRWLGYQNPDLINFSGISKTSGHVLGGGINLSGSLNTHGKDKIMAQLAYGKGIANYFNDCCTDVAPNSSLSKGQAVPLLGWLLYYDHYWNEKWSSSIGYSGQNQNNSGGQADNAFNNGSYASGNLLFYPAKGVMTGAEILWGQRENKNGNKGDDTRVQYSVKYDF, encoded by the coding sequence ATGATTAAACGATACGCAATCATTTTCGCATTGACGTTTAGCCTTTTTGCCGCAGGACTGGCCTCCACTTCCGCTGCGAAAGCGGCGGGACCGGAATTAAATTTCTACGGGTTTGTCCAATTGGATGCCATTTATGATGTAAACACGGTCGATCCCAATTGGAAGGCCGCCTTGCGTCCTTCCAAGATCCCGGTGAATTGTCCTGGCGGAACAGCGAATGACCCAGGATGCGGGAAGGATGGCAATACCACCTTCAGCGTCCGGCAGTCGCGTTTTGGTGTTACGGGCGACTTCCCGACCTCCGCGGGTGAGCTGCACACAAAGTTCGAGTTCGACATGTTCGGCGTCGGGGTCGACGAAGGCCAGACCACGATCCGTCTCCGCCATGCCTACGGCGAGATGGGGGCCTTTCTGGCCGGTCAGACGAACAGTCTGTTCATGGACGGGGACGTCTTTCCCAACACCATTGAATACTGGGGGCCGGGCGGAATGATCTTCTTCCGGAACATCCAGTTACGATGGACGCCGATGCGCACCGATCATGCGAAGTTCGCGGTCGCCCTTGAAGGACCCGGGTCCGCAATCGATGTGGGCAACGCCGTCAACCCGGAAGGATGGACGGCCTGGAATCCTTACCCGGATTTGACCGGGCAGTATCGTGTCAACCAGCCCTGGGGACATGCACAGGTGGCAGGCATCGTGCGATGGCTCGGATACCAGAATCCCGACCTAATAAACTTCTCTGGCATCAGCAAGACCTCCGGACACGTTCTCGGCGGCGGCATCAATCTGAGCGGAAGCCTCAATACCCACGGCAAGGACAAGATTATGGCGCAGTTGGCCTATGGAAAGGGCATCGCGAACTACTTCAATGACTGCTGCACGGATGTGGCCCCCAACTCGTCCCTTTCAAAGGGCCAGGCGGTGCCGCTGCTTGGGTGGCTTTTGTACTACGATCATTACTGGAATGAAAAGTGGAGCAGCTCCATCGGATACAGCGGCCAGAATCAAAACAATTCCGGCGGACAGGCCGACAATGCCTTCAACAACGGATCCTACGCCTCGGGGAACCTGCTTTTTTACCCGGCGAAAGGGGTCATGACGGGCGCGGAGATCCTTTGGGGCCAACGCGAGAACAAGAACGGGAACAAGGGCGATGACACGCGCGTGCAGTACTCGGTGAAGTACGATTTTTAA
- a CDS encoding mechanosensitive ion channel domain-containing protein, translated as MIRIFVLTATLAASTALTAWSAPPGQPATGVSGEASREALEAAFATAPVQLDSEVLFKVRGTTSFPAEQRALAIHDRIVAPAQDPAVSPETVRTVESETSTDIMAGDYFIMSVFDADARLEGLGRQELAATHARRIRQAIERYRSDRSPESLMRDTSAAAIATVVFIAAFWLGFRLFRRAEQTIEARYKARIHGLTIRSFEVIHAEQLWGALRRAIHTLRLITGLALLFVYFHFTLGLFPWTRAAGHRLAHWVFEPFVILGHGAIGYLPNLIFLAILFIITRYVLKVARLFFTGLERGTVTISGFDADWAQPTYRIVRLAVVVFALVVAYPYIPGAESPAFKGLSIFLGVIVSLGSSSVIANILAGYSLTYRRAFKVGDRVKIEGVVGDIEKVRLQVTHLTTIKNEEVVVPNSKILNTEILNYSSLARTRGLILHTTVGIGYETPWRQVVAMLKIAADRTAGLLKNPEPFVRQLSLGDFCVTYELNAYCDNAQSMAQVYSDMHRNILDLFNEYGVQIMTPAYEGDPAQPKVVRKEDWFAAPAAPPDEEEAHRPAKPP; from the coding sequence ATGATACGAATTTTTGTTTTGACCGCAACTTTAGCCGCTTCGACGGCTTTGACGGCCTGGTCGGCGCCGCCGGGCCAGCCTGCGACAGGCGTTTCGGGAGAGGCTTCGCGCGAAGCCCTCGAGGCGGCCTTCGCAACGGCGCCCGTCCAGCTCGACAGCGAAGTGCTGTTTAAGGTGCGGGGCACGACTTCCTTTCCGGCCGAGCAGCGGGCGCTTGCCATCCACGACCGTATCGTGGCCCCGGCTCAAGACCCCGCCGTAAGTCCGGAAACGGTGCGAACGGTCGAGTCCGAAACATCAACCGATATCATGGCCGGGGATTATTTCATCATGTCGGTCTTCGACGCCGACGCACGCCTGGAAGGACTGGGTCGCCAGGAACTGGCCGCGACGCACGCCCGACGCATCCGGCAGGCCATCGAACGGTACCGCAGCGACCGGAGCCCCGAGAGTTTGATGAGAGATACTTCGGCCGCCGCCATCGCCACCGTGGTTTTCATTGCGGCGTTCTGGCTGGGATTCCGGCTGTTCCGACGTGCGGAACAGACGATCGAGGCGCGATACAAGGCGCGGATTCACGGGTTGACGATCCGCTCATTTGAAGTGATCCATGCGGAGCAGCTCTGGGGCGCGCTAAGGCGGGCGATCCATACCCTGCGCCTGATCACCGGCCTCGCCTTGCTCTTCGTTTATTTCCACTTCACGTTGGGTCTGTTTCCTTGGACGCGGGCGGCGGGCCACCGTTTGGCCCACTGGGTGTTCGAGCCCTTTGTCATCCTGGGCCACGGGGCCATCGGTTACCTGCCGAACCTCATTTTTCTCGCCATCCTTTTTATCATCACCCGATACGTGCTCAAGGTGGCCCGGCTGTTCTTCACCGGTCTGGAACGGGGAACCGTGACGATCTCGGGGTTCGATGCGGACTGGGCGCAGCCGACCTACCGGATCGTTCGATTGGCGGTCGTGGTTTTCGCGCTGGTGGTGGCCTATCCGTACATCCCCGGCGCCGAGTCCCCGGCTTTCAAGGGCCTTTCGATCTTCCTCGGCGTGATCGTGTCGCTCGGATCGTCCTCGGTCATCGCCAACATCCTGGCCGGTTACTCGCTCACGTATCGGCGGGCATTCAAGGTCGGCGACCGGGTGAAGATCGAAGGCGTCGTCGGGGACATCGAGAAGGTCCGCCTCCAGGTCACCCACCTGACTACCATCAAGAACGAAGAGGTCGTCGTGCCCAATTCCAAGATCCTCAACACGGAGATCCTCAACTACAGCTCCCTTGCCCGAACGCGCGGACTGATCCTGCATACCACCGTGGGAATCGGTTATGAAACGCCCTGGCGCCAGGTCGTCGCGATGCTGAAAATCGCGGCCGACCGCACCGCGGGGCTGCTCAAGAACCCGGAGCCGTTCGTCCGGCAGCTGTCGCTCGGCGACTTTTGCGTCACGTATGAGCTCAACGCCTACTGCGACAACGCACAATCCATGGCGCAGGTTTACTCGGACATGCACCGCAATATTCTGGACCTCTTCAATGAATACGGCGTGCAGATCATGACGCCGGCTTACGAGGGAGATCCCGCGCAGCCCAAAGTGGTGCGAAAAGAGGATTGGTTTGCGGCGCCGGCGGCGCCGCCGGACGAGGAGGAGGCTCACCGGCCCGCGAAGCCGCCTTAA
- a CDS encoding TolC family protein, with protein sequence MAYRRSRIPFRYALAVIPLLGGALWGCALNPPPSADEIRSQTLAHAELPPKWKAPGAAEGAVVDGWLATFNDASLRALVEEALVHNADLRVAATRVEQAGGYLKVAGASLYPAVTALGRAGGKLSGDNSGLTGILVSASWEIDLWGRVRYGRAAATQQYASALSDFEYGRQSLAAMVAKSWFLATEAKQQKETAAQIVTSAEQLLNIARQRLRVGAGNELDVAVAQANLDGYRDTLRQLELAYEQSLRALELLLGRYPAAAMEASGKLDLMPPPVPAGLPSELLERRPDVVAAERRVAAAFDRVGEAKAAMLPKISLTAGVSSVSSDLFVLKDHNNPVWSAGANLLAPIYQGGALRAQVEIRTSEQKQALAEYAQAGLRAFGEVENALATEFTLKDRQTILMNAVTDNERALELANVQYRVGSVDLRSVSQQQLALFAARSALIRVQSEARVQRVNLYLALGGSFKKSEEEKKTEDGTQSNLAPPSPTEETTGSGKTTN encoded by the coding sequence GTGGCGTACCGGCGATCGCGAATTCCGTTCCGATATGCACTGGCGGTGATCCCGTTGTTGGGCGGCGCTTTGTGGGGCTGCGCGCTCAACCCCCCGCCGAGCGCCGATGAAATTCGCTCGCAAACCCTGGCGCACGCGGAGCTGCCGCCGAAGTGGAAGGCCCCCGGCGCGGCGGAGGGGGCGGTGGTCGACGGATGGCTCGCCACCTTCAACGACGCCTCCCTCCGGGCCCTGGTGGAGGAAGCGCTCGTTCACAATGCGGATCTGCGCGTGGCCGCGACGCGTGTGGAGCAGGCGGGAGGATACCTGAAAGTCGCGGGGGCGAGCCTGTATCCGGCCGTGACCGCGCTCGGTCGAGCCGGCGGAAAGCTCAGCGGCGACAATTCCGGTCTTACGGGCATCCTCGTGTCGGCCTCATGGGAAATCGATCTTTGGGGGCGGGTGCGGTACGGCCGCGCCGCCGCGACCCAACAATATGCCTCGGCGCTGTCGGACTTCGAATACGGTCGACAGTCTCTCGCCGCCATGGTGGCCAAGAGCTGGTTCCTCGCGACCGAGGCCAAACAGCAGAAAGAAACCGCCGCCCAGATCGTGACCTCCGCAGAACAATTGCTCAACATCGCGCGCCAGCGTCTGCGAGTGGGCGCGGGCAATGAGTTGGACGTCGCCGTCGCCCAGGCCAATCTCGACGGCTACCGTGACACCCTCCGGCAGCTTGAGCTCGCCTACGAACAATCGTTACGCGCGCTCGAACTGCTTCTGGGCCGCTATCCCGCCGCGGCTATGGAAGCCTCCGGGAAGTTGGACCTGATGCCCCCGCCGGTGCCGGCCGGATTACCGTCGGAACTCCTCGAACGCCGCCCGGATGTCGTCGCCGCGGAGCGGCGGGTCGCCGCGGCCTTCGACCGCGTGGGCGAGGCGAAGGCCGCGATGTTGCCGAAAATCTCGCTCACGGCCGGCGTCAGCAGCGTCTCAAGCGACCTGTTCGTCCTCAAGGATCACAACAATCCGGTCTGGAGCGCCGGGGCGAACTTGCTGGCGCCGATCTATCAGGGCGGGGCGCTGCGCGCCCAGGTGGAGATCCGCACGTCCGAGCAGAAACAGGCGCTGGCCGAGTACGCGCAGGCGGGGCTTCGCGCTTTCGGCGAAGTGGAGAATGCGCTGGCGACCGAGTTCACGCTCAAGGATCGCCAGACGATTCTGATGAACGCCGTGACGGACAATGAGCGCGCCCTCGAGCTAGCCAATGTACAGTATCGCGTGGGCTCGGTGGATCTTCGAAGTGTATCGCAGCAGCAGCTCGCCCTGTTCGCCGCACGGTCGGCGCTGATTCGGGTTCAGAGCGAGGCGCGCGTGCAACGGGTTAACTTATACCTGGCGCTGGGAGGAAGCTTCAAAAAGTCCGAAGAGGAAAAGAAGACCGAAGACGGGACGCAATCAAACCTGGCCCCGCCTTCGCCAACAGAGGAGACGACCGGCAGTGGCAAAACTACAAATTGA
- a CDS encoding efflux RND transporter periplasmic adaptor subunit, whose product MELLLVGIYSFFVWIIFFKLKWLPWNTTSQVVVVTIPIVGLATLILLLNVVAPSSHDVRVIKYVVQVMPQVRGRVIEVPAEGNRPMKKGDVLFKIDPTPFEIDVRRIEAQLSLAQTRLRQSRDLAKTGAGSKFDEERYESDVRQLQAQLDQARWDLSQTTMYAPADGSVINLQLRVGSFVVPFPIVPAMSFVEDEYQVIALYHQNELHEVEPGNEVEIALPTYPGRIIKGKVDSIVWAQGQGQVPMSGTIPQTGPIPPPEGRFPVKIDLEEKDRALFLAAGALGSAAIYTHHVEPIHILRKVILRVGSYTNYLVLKLH is encoded by the coding sequence ATGGAACTCCTATTGGTAGGCATTTATTCATTTTTCGTCTGGATTATTTTCTTCAAGCTCAAGTGGCTGCCCTGGAACACGACCTCGCAGGTGGTGGTCGTCACCATTCCGATCGTCGGGCTCGCCACCCTGATCCTCTTGCTCAACGTCGTCGCCCCATCGTCACACGACGTGCGCGTGATCAAGTACGTGGTGCAGGTTATGCCTCAAGTGCGAGGCCGTGTGATCGAGGTGCCGGCCGAGGGCAATCGACCGATGAAGAAGGGTGACGTGCTGTTCAAGATCGATCCCACCCCGTTCGAGATCGACGTCCGGCGCATCGAGGCGCAACTTTCCCTGGCCCAGACGCGGCTCAGGCAGTCGCGCGACCTCGCGAAGACCGGCGCGGGAAGCAAATTCGACGAGGAGCGTTATGAAAGCGACGTGCGACAACTCCAGGCGCAACTGGATCAAGCGCGCTGGGACCTGTCGCAAACGACGATGTATGCGCCGGCGGACGGCTCGGTCATCAACCTGCAGCTTCGGGTCGGTTCGTTCGTCGTGCCGTTTCCAATTGTGCCGGCGATGAGCTTTGTCGAAGACGAGTATCAGGTGATCGCGCTCTACCATCAGAACGAGCTGCACGAGGTGGAGCCGGGCAACGAAGTGGAAATCGCTCTGCCGACCTATCCCGGCCGGATCATCAAGGGGAAGGTCGACTCCATCGTCTGGGCCCAGGGACAGGGTCAAGTTCCAATGAGCGGGACGATCCCTCAGACGGGACCTATTCCTCCGCCGGAGGGACGCTTCCCGGTGAAGATCGATCTCGAGGAGAAGGACCGGGCCCTCTTTCTGGCGGCCGGGGCATTGGGCAGCGCGGCGATCTATACCCATCATGTAGAACCGATCCATATTCTCCGCAAGGTGATACTGCGCGTGGGTTCCTACACCAACTACCTCGTCCTGAAGCTTCATTAG
- a CDS encoding DUF3302 domain-containing protein — MTSLPESAWAMTGPFVDTLADILTIVVLLFVPVVGIYLFWMVHILPEKIAEKRHHPQKEAIKILCILSLVFGGMLWPLAWLWAYSKPVLHKMAYGTDKHEDYYLESEGEAEAPAGDTGEAVARLRLAIGQLAAKGVPAEELESLKRELAEIEETLARMKTRQGEV, encoded by the coding sequence TTGACCTCCCTTCCGGAATCCGCATGGGCCATGACGGGGCCCTTCGTCGACACGCTGGCGGATATCCTGACCATCGTGGTCCTCCTATTTGTTCCCGTTGTCGGAATTTATTTATTCTGGATGGTCCATATCCTTCCCGAAAAAATCGCCGAGAAGCGTCATCACCCCCAGAAGGAGGCGATCAAAATCCTCTGCATCCTGTCGTTAGTCTTCGGCGGGATGCTTTGGCCGCTCGCCTGGCTCTGGGCCTACTCAAAACCCGTACTGCACAAGATGGCCTACGGGACCGACAAACACGAGGATTACTACCTGGAAAGCGAAGGCGAGGCCGAGGCGCCGGCCGGCGACACGGGCGAGGCGGTCGCCCGACTTCGCCTGGCCATCGGTCAACTGGCCGCAAAAGGCGTACCCGCCGAGGAGCTCGAGTCCCTTAAGCGCGAGCTGGCCGAGATCGAGGAAACATTAGCGCGGATGAAAACCCGCCAGGGAGAAGTCTGA
- the ppk2 gene encoding polyphosphate kinase 2 — protein MKQKEYAKELQRLQAELCMLQEWVKAKGLRVIVFFEGRDAAGKGGTIKAITERVSPRVFRLVALPAPSDREKSQMYVQRYVQHFPAAGEIVIFDRSWYNRAGVEHVMGFCTKEQHRRFLKLCPEIEQYIVEGGIQLIKYWLEVSNKEQKRRFEARINDPLRQWKLSPIDLPSRSRWYDYSRARDMMLEATDTKWAPWYILRSDDKKRARLNCISHLLSLIPYEKLPQKKVHLPDRSKKGAYDDQAALKGRNFVPEKY, from the coding sequence ATGAAACAAAAAGAGTATGCCAAGGAGCTGCAGCGCCTTCAGGCGGAGCTTTGCATGCTCCAGGAATGGGTCAAGGCCAAAGGACTGCGGGTGATCGTTTTTTTCGAGGGACGCGACGCCGCCGGCAAGGGCGGAACGATCAAGGCGATCACCGAGCGCGTGAGTCCGCGGGTCTTCCGCCTCGTGGCCCTGCCCGCGCCGTCCGATCGGGAGAAATCGCAGATGTACGTCCAACGGTACGTCCAGCATTTCCCGGCGGCCGGTGAGATCGTGATCTTTGATCGCAGTTGGTACAACCGCGCGGGCGTGGAGCACGTCATGGGGTTTTGCACGAAGGAGCAGCACCGCCGTTTCCTGAAGCTTTGTCCCGAGATTGAACAATATATCGTTGAAGGAGGCATTCAGCTCATCAAGTACTGGCTGGAAGTCAGCAATAAGGAACAGAAGCGACGGTTTGAGGCGCGCATAAACGACCCGCTGCGCCAATGGAAGCTCAGTCCCATTGATTTGCCGTCACGGAGCCGCTGGTATGATTACTCCCGCGCGCGGGACATGATGCTGGAGGCGACGGATACGAAATGGGCGCCCTGGTACATTCTGCGGTCGGACGACAAGAAACGGGCCCGCCTCAATTGCATCTCTCATCTCCTGAGCCTCATTCCGTACGAGAAGTTGCCCCAGAAGAAGGTGCACCTGCCCGATCGCTCGAAAAAAGGGGCCTACGACGATCAGGCTGCGTTGAAGGGCAGAAATTTCGTGCCGGAGAAATATTGA
- a CDS encoding MarC family protein, with protein sequence MKVFLHHFGHVFAALFPVINPPGMALLFIAMTRRAGRAQRIILAGRIAFYAFIIINVSYYVGTFLLDFFDISLPVLRVAGGIVLASSGWRLLNETRSASETGMEIGGGSGDWAQMAFYPLTMPITTGPGTISVTIAMGAILPRTIPVMLGALAASMTVSAAIYLCYRYADRIEGRLGKTGSEALSRLFAFILVCIGVQILWNGISELWGSLPPQLPAGP encoded by the coding sequence ATGAAGGTTTTTCTACATCACTTCGGTCATGTGTTTGCGGCGCTTTTTCCGGTGATCAATCCCCCGGGCATGGCCTTGCTTTTTATTGCGATGACCCGACGCGCGGGGCGGGCCCAGCGAATTATTCTTGCGGGACGGATTGCCTTCTACGCGTTTATCATCATCAACGTGTCGTATTATGTCGGGACTTTTCTTCTCGATTTTTTTGACATATCGTTGCCGGTGCTTCGTGTGGCCGGGGGAATCGTGCTCGCCTCCTCCGGCTGGCGGCTTTTAAACGAAACCCGATCGGCGAGCGAGACCGGCATGGAGATCGGCGGGGGTTCGGGGGATTGGGCCCAAATGGCGTTTTATCCCTTGACGATGCCGATCACGACCGGCCCCGGAACGATTTCGGTGACGATCGCGATGGGCGCCATACTTCCGAGGACCATTCCGGTCATGCTAGGGGCCCTGGCGGCGAGCATGACCGTATCGGCGGCCATTTACCTTTGCTACCGGTATGCGGACCGGATCGAAGGGAGGCTGGGGAAGACGGGCTCCGAAGCGCTGTCCCGACTCTTCGCCTTCATTCTGGTCTGCATCGGAGTGCAGATCTTGTGGAACGGAATTTCTGAGCTGTGGGGGTCGCTGCCCCCCCAATTACCGGCAGGGCCATAG